A region from the Canis lupus dingo isolate Sandy chromosome X, ASM325472v2, whole genome shotgun sequence genome encodes:
- the LOC112649422 gene encoding nuclear RNA export factor 3-like gives MPLRKGLPVRTPSCLCGADKGVRDLPSPSSAAVVDLQTSSSRPHRLSSQANREDIGDGSLPSVHTMGHNNVGNSLQRRARCWSIYRRRYNNWSEQVSSGICPSPHQQQDGDPATNGTHMSTRVRYTPYAIPPCHWRGNFQKQDQVQANMEGEQKPPERKMKGERQDETSGSWFKIIIPFGIKYEETWLLNLIQGQCSVPFTPVEFHYEKMQAQFFVENASIAFALKSVNGKIWDENNETVSVFVYPSDAPHSVQKELMSEKVEQTKLLPLNPSNKKPYQRDGPSSIMQNASSIKPLNSEVKSAGELDKSKSLQPEEMSANRSSLCTAFPDKSTNISSILELFPKLLCLDSQESPSPTSIGIAAHKKLPTCKGSFFGSDALKSLILQFLLQYYLIYDSGDRQGLLSAYHDEACFSLTTPFNPKDPALSSLCEYFKESRNLKKLKDPSLRVQLLKQTKCDIVRSLCVLPKTQHDLSFFVVDMWFQTEMMICFSVNGVFKEVEGMSQDSVRAFTRTFIATPVSNYSLCIVNDELFVRDASPKETQSTFSIPVPTHSCSSWPTLCQKQQEVVQTFSTQSGMNLQWLQK, from the exons ATGCCTTTGAGGAAGGGACTTCCCGTAAGGACTCCATCTTGCTTGTGTGGCGCTGACAAAGGGGTTCGggacctcccctccccttcctcagcaGCCGTCGTTGATCTCCAAACCTCCAGCTCCAGACCCCACAGACTCTCTTCACAAGCAAACCGGGAGGACATTGGTGACGGATCACTGCCTTCAGTCCACACCATGG GGCATAATAACGTAGGTAACTCCTTGCAAAGAAGAGCAAGATGCTGGAGTATTTACCGAAGGAGATATAACAACTGGTCTGAACAAGTCAGTTCTGGCATTTGTCCTTCACCCCACCAGCAGCAAGATGGAGATCCAGCAACAAATGGCACTCACATGAGCACCCGAGTAAGATA CACTCCCTATGCCATTCCACCGTGTCATTGGAGAGGCAATTTTCAGAAACAAGACCAAGTCCAAGCTAACATGGAGGGAGAGCAAAAGCctccagagagaaaaatgaagggggagaggcaggatgAGACCTCGGGGAGCTGGTTCAAGATCATA ATTCCATTCGGCATCAAATATGAAGAGACGTGGCTGCTGAATCTGATTCAGGGACAATGCAGTGTCCCCTTCACCCCAGTTGAA TTTCACTATGAGAAAATGCAGGCCCAGTTCTTTGTTGAGAATGCCAGCATTGCCTTTGCATTGAAGAGTGTCAACGGGAAGATCTGGGATGAGAATAATGAAACG GTCTCTGTCTTTGTCTACCCCTCTGACGCACCCCACTCTGTGCAGAAGGAGCTGATGTCAGAAAAGGTGGAGCAGACAAAG CTTTTGCCCTTGAACCCAAGCAACAAGAAGCCTTACCAGCGGGATGGCCCATCCAGCATTATGCAGAATGCCTCCAGTATCAAGCCCTTGAACAGTGAG GTGAAGTCCGCAGGGGAGTTGGACAAGAGCAAAAGCCTGCAGCCAGAAGAGATGAGTGCCAACAGAAGCTCCCTGTGCACCGCTTTTCCTGATAAATCAACCAACATAAG CTCCATCCTGGAATTGTTTCCCAAGTTATTATGCCTG gaTAGCCAGGAGTCGCCTTCACCAACCAGCATTGGTATTGCAGCTCACAAGAAGTTACCAACCTGCAAG GGAAGCTTCTTTGGATCTGATGCACTGAAGAGTCTAATCCTGCAATTCCTACTGCA GTACTACTTGATCTACGACTCTGGAGACCGTCAGGGTCTCCTCAGTGCCTACCAcgatgaggcctgcttctccctgaccACTCCCTTCAACCCCAAGGACCCAGCCCT AAGCAGCTTGTGTGAATACTTCAAGGAGAGCAGGAATTTGAAGAAACTTAAGGACCCCT CCCTGCGTGTTCAGCTGCTGAAGCAAACAAAGTGTGACATCGTGCGCTCCCTCTGTGTGCTGCCCAAAACTCAGCATGACCTCAGCTTCTTCGTGGTGGACATGTGGTTCCAGACG GAGATGATGATCTGCTTCTCCGTCAATGGGGTGTTCAAGGAAG TGGAAGGAATGTCTCAGGATTCTGTTCGCGCCTTCACCCGGACCTTCATCGCTACCCCTGTCAGCAATTACAG cctgTGCATCGTGAATGATGAGCTGTTTGTGAGGGACGCCAGCCCCAAGGAAACCCAGAGCACATTCTCTATCCCAGTGCCCACACACTCCTGCAGTTCCTGGCCCACCCTCTGCCAGAAGCAGCAGGAAGTGGTACAGACTTTCTCCACTCAGTCTGGGATGAATCTCCAGTGGCTTCAGAA GTAA